Genomic window (Plasmodium knowlesi strain H apicoplast, complete genome):
ATTATGTTTAAATAATATAAGTATATTTAATATTAAAAGTAATATTGTAAAAATTAAAATAAGTATGTATAGATTGAATATATATATACATAAAAATTTGAAAATAAGAATAAATAATATAATAATTAATAAAATTAAAAAATTTAATGTAAAATGAAAAAACGTTCTTCTATAAAAAAAATATGTAATAAATGTAAATTAATTAAACGTTTTAAAAAATTACATATAATTTGTATAAATAAAAAGCATAAACAAACACAATGATAGTTTTACATAATAATTATATAATATTTTTGTATTTTAAATTAACTTTAAAAAATACATTAATAACTGTATCTAAATATAAAAAATATAATAATAATTTTATATATGTTAAAAATTTAAAATATATTTCATGTGGATGTTTAAAATCTTTTAAAAATAGATTAAAAAGTACTATAATAGCAAATAATATTATTACTATTAATGTAATAAAATATTTAATAAATAAAAATTTATTGAATATTAATATTATTTTTAATGGTATAAATTCTTATAGAATACATATATTAAAATTATTATTAAATATTAAATATAAGAATAAAAAATTAAATATAAATAAATTATTTGATGTAACTTCTATATCAT
Coding sequences:
- a CDS encoding ribosomal protein L36, with amino-acid sequence MKKRSSIKKICNKCKLIKRFKKLHIICINKKHKQTQ
- a CDS encoding ribosomal protein S11; this translates as MIVLHNNYIIFLYFKLTLKNTLITVSKYKKYNNNFIYVKNLKYISCGCLKSFKNRLKSTIIANNIITINVIKYLINKNLLNINIIFNGINSYRIHILKLLLNIKYKNKKLNINKLFDVTSISYNGCKISKKKC